The Molothrus ater isolate BHLD 08-10-18 breed brown headed cowbird chromosome 9, BPBGC_Mater_1.1, whole genome shotgun sequence genome includes a region encoding these proteins:
- the RTCA gene encoding RNA 3'-terminal phosphate cyclase, which translates to MDGDRVDIDGGIMEGGGQILRVSTALSCLLGLPLRVRRIRAGRSQPGLRPQHLSGLEMIRDLCDGKLNGGEIGSTEITFTPGKIKGGTHIADTKTAGSVCLLMQVAMPCVLFAASPSELHLKGGTNAEMAPQIDYTVMVFKPIIEKFNFTFNCDIKRRGYYPQGGGEVVVQMSPVKELSPINLTERGTVTKIYGRAFVAGALPIKLAKDMSAAAVRCIRREIRDLYINIQPVREPDDQAVGTGSGIIIVAETSTGCLLAGSSLGKRGKNADKVGIEAAEMLLQNLKHGGTVDDSLQDQLIIFMALAKGVSRVKSGPITLHTQTAIHFAEQLTKAKFTVTKSEEEDPGNDTYIIECQGMGMINSNLKC; encoded by the exons ATGGACGGGGACAGGGTGGATATAGACGGCGGGATCATGGAGGGG GGCGGGCAGATCCTGCGGGTGTCCACGGCgctgagctgcctgctggggctgccgcTGCGGGTGCGCCGGATCCGCGCCGGGCGGAGCCAGCCCGGCCTCAG ACCTCAGCATCTCTCTGGATTGGAGATGATTAGAGATTTGTGTGATGGGAAGCTGAATGGTGGAGAAATTGGCTCAACAGAAATAACCTTCACTCCTGGGAAGATCAAAGGTGGAACCCACATAGCAGATACAAAAACAGCAGG GAGTGTGTGCCTACTGATGCAGGTAGCAATGCCCTGTGTGCTGTTTGCTGCTTCCCCATCAGAGCTTCATTTAAAAGGTGGGACTAATGCGGAGATGGCTCCTCAGATAGACTACACAGTCATG GTCTTCAAGCCAATAATCGAAAAGTTCAATTTCACATTTAATTGTGACATAAAGAGGAG GGGCTACTATCCTCAAGGAGGTGGTGAAGTTGTAGTCCAGATGTCTCCAGTCAAAGAGCTGAGCCCAATAAACTTAACAGAACGTGGCACAGTGACAAAGATTTATGGAAGGGCATTTGTTGCTGGAGCACTGCCTATCAAA CTGGCAAAAGAcatgtcagcagcagcagtgagatgCATCAGAAGAGAAATCAGAGACCTTTACATTAACATTCAGCCTGTCAGAGAACCTGATGATCAAGCTGTTGGGACTGGAAGTGGAATAAT TATTGTTGCAGAGACCTCAACGGGTTGTTTGTTAGCTGGGTCATCACTTGGCAAGAGAG GAAAGAATGCTGACAAAGTTGGCATtgaagcagcagagatgctgcttcAGAATCTGAAACATGGGGGAACTGTGGATGATTCTCTGCAAGACCAA CTGATCATTTTTATGGCATTGGCAAAGGGAGTATCTAGAGTGAAAAGTGGACCAATTACACTGCATACTCAAACAGCTATACACTTTGCAGAGCAGCTAACAAAG